In the Oncorhynchus keta strain PuntledgeMale-10-30-2019 chromosome 29, Oket_V2, whole genome shotgun sequence genome, one interval contains:
- the LOC118362840 gene encoding uncharacterized protein LOC118362840, which translates to MGEIAVITGLLDVRRGRRAAPQHQQSGTTMVRGTLNTMEDLRLSGFGRHLPRHGLKLLFWFAKNYIDFDIMGEMVARYNPNEGGFDFHPFQNRPEWDYSNVTTTISVITCNFLLLDNVHPYYIVGNLNLEESNCLPQYVRKDFTGDQDDSNMDRLIISLRPDGTVDKVYVTQHDDDGLSFDPDNTYRVTRGLLRDIRGLKLRKFLKQAGYSNRQPILRMNDYEDILSYFEDLLRL; encoded by the exons ATGGGTGAAATAGCTGTCATTACAGGTCTTTtagatgtgaggagaggaaggagagcagCACCACAACACCAGCAAAGC GGTACCACCATGGTTCGAGGTACGTTGAACACTATGGAGGATCTAAGACTCTCTGGGTTTGGTCGTCACTTGCCCAGGCATGGACTCAAGCTCCTGTTCTGGTTCGCCAAGAATTACATCGACTTTGATATCATGGGTGAAATGGTTGCAAGATACAACCCCAACGAGGGGGGCTTTGATTTCCATCCCTTCCAGAACAGACCGGAGTGGGACTACAGCAATGTGACCACAACTATATCTGTAATTACCTGCAATTTTCTGCTCCTCGATAATGTCCACCCATACTATATAGTGGGCAACCTGAATCTGGAAGAATCCAATTGCCTTCCTCAGTATGTGAGAAAAGACTTTACTGGTGACCAAGACGACAGTAACATGGACCGCCTCATCATCAGTCTGCGTCCCGACGGGACTGTGGATAAGGTTTATGTGACCCAGCATGACGATGACGGTCTGAGTTTTGACCCTGACAACACCTACCGCGTCACCAGGGGTCTGCTCAGGGACATCCGTGGCCTAAAGCTGCGTAAGTTCCTGAAACAGGCAGGCTATAGCAACCGCCAGCCAATCCTACGCATGAATGATTATGAGGACATTCTGAGTTATTTTGAAGACTTATTGAGACTGTAG
- the LOC127913642 gene encoding forkhead box protein O3-like, which yields MAEVSHNEPLSQDIDIDPDFEPQKRPRSCTWPLPRPESNAGKPESNDDIIPEEEDDDVTAPSSSSSFTVNNVNGGIAIHQNTKNSSKHPCFTTTTKEEVLNPTSKEEGNDVDGSSLSTQTHAVSALNGLASQPRKSSARRNAWGNYSYADLITQAIESSPDQRLTLSQIYEWMVRSVPYFKDKGDSNSSAGWKNSIRHNLSLHSRFMRVQNEGTGKSSWWMVNPEGGKGGKAPRRRAVSMDNSNKLIKGARGRAAKKKASLGLQAVQDGSSESLSLSSSLSKWTGSPTSRSSDELDAWTDFRSRTNSNASTISGRLSPILANPELDEALDDDSISPLSPMLYSSPSSLSPSTGPLGLADLALTMNLNDGLPDDLMGDLLDNISLTASQQPLGQEVESGGPNQMGSSVLTFSCSGGGSSSLGIPSSGSYGSAISIFQLSPPSSSVTSLRQSPMQTIQENHQASFSCLSSRFNHHHALQDLLSLETHGSHVSDIMLTHSDPLMSQASASVTLSQNSRRNAMLLRKDPMMSSNWDGAAGLNSQTSLMPGWRAQAGLSTPSNEVLCSSNDLDQQAKQLLQHLPSPSRNSSMQLGGSGTNNSTSENPFQLIAPDRFPIPDDLDLDVFNSSLDCDMDTIIRNELMDADCIDDL from the exons ATGGCTGAAGTATCACACAATGAACCACTCTCTCAGGATATTGACATCGATCCAGACTTTGAGCCCCAGAAACGACCAAGGTCTTGCACCTGGCCTCTGCCTCGACCAGAGTCCAATGCAGGGAAGCCCGAATCAAACGATGACATCATTCccgaggaagaggatgatgatgtCACAGCACCCAGCAGCTCTAGTTCGTTTACTGTCAATAATGTGAATGGTGGCATAGCCATACATCAGAACACAAAGAACTCTTCTAAACACCCGTgcttcaccaccaccactaagGAAGAAGTACTAAACCCCACTTCCAAAGAGGAGGGGAATGACGTCGATGGGTCCTCCTTGTCCACACAGACGCATGCAGTCTCAGCTCTCAATGGCCTGGCCTCCCAACCTAGGAAGTCCTCAGCTAGGAGGAATGCCTGGGGGAACTACTCCTATGCGGACCTCATCACCCAGGCCATAGAGAGCTCCCCGGACCAGAGGCTGACATTATCCCAGATCTATGAGTGGATGGTGAGGTCTGTCCCTTACTTCAAGGACAAAGGAGACAGCAACAGCTCTGCAGGCTGGAAG aactccATCCGACACAACCTGTCTCTCCACAGTCGTTTCATGCGGGTGCAGAATGAAGGAACGGGGAAAAGTTCCTGGTGGATGGTCAACCCTGAGGGCGGGAAAGGCGGCAAAGCTCCACGACGACGGGCCGTATCCATGGACAACAGCAACAAGCTGATCAAAGGTGCTCGAGGCCGCGCCGCCAAGAAGAAAGCATCTCTAGGCCTACAGGCCGTCCAAGATGGCAGCTCCGAGAGTTTATCCTTATCCTCTAGCTTGTCCAAGTGGACAGGAAGTCCCACGTCTCGCAGCAGCGACGAACTGGATGCCTGGACGGACTTCAGGTCTCGCACCAACTCCAACGCCAGCACAATCAGCGGGCGCCTTTCCCCCATCCTGGCCAACCCAGAGCTGGACGAGGCGCTGGATGACGACtccatttctcccctctcccccatgcTCTACTCCAGTCCCAGCAGTTTGTCCCCCTCCACCGGCCCCCTAGGTCTGGCCGACCTAGCCCTCACTATGAACCTCAATGATGGGCTCCCTGACGATCTGATGGGCGACCTTCTGGACAACATCAGCTTGACGGCGTCCCAGCAGCCCCTGGGGCAGGAGGTGGAGAGCGGAGGACCCAATCAGATGGGGAGCTCAGTGTTAACCTTCAGCTGTTCaggaggtggtagtagtagtctgGGCATCCCATCCTCCGGCAGCTACGGGTCTGCCATCTCCATCTTCCAGCTCAGCCCCCCGTCCTCCTCAGTGACCTCCCTACGCCAGTCCCCCATGCAGACCATCCAGGAGAACCACCAAGCTTCCTTCTCCTGCCTGTCCTCTCGTTTCAACCACCACCACGCCCTACAGGACCTGCTGAGCCTGGAGACACATGGCAGCCATGTCAGCGACATCATGCTCACGCACTCTGACCCACTGATGTCACAAGCCAGCGCCTCTGTCACTTTGTCCCAGAATTCCCGGCGGAATGCCATGCTGCTTCGCAAGGACCCTATGATGTCATCAAACTGGGACGGTGCCGCGGGTCTGAATTCCCAGACTTCCTTAATGCCTGGTTGGCGGGCTCAGGCTGGCTTGTCTACACCGAGCAATGAAGTGTTGTGCTCAAGCAATGACTTGGACCAGCAGGCCAAGCAGCTTCTCCAGCACCTACCGTCTCCCAGTAGAAACTCTTCTATGCAGCTTGGTGGCTCTGGTACCAACAACAGCACCTCTGAAAACCCATTTCAGTTGATCGCTCCAGACCGCTTTCCCATCCCTGACGATCTGGATTTGGACGTGTTCAACAGCAGCCTGGACTGTGACATGGACACTATCATCCGTAATGAGCTGATGGACGCTGACTGCATTGATgatttgtga
- the afg1la gene encoding AFG1 like ATPase a isoform X1, with protein sequence MATFMLSSKMSPLVSPIIRFLLKDQYYSSKTICNSVTNISRRGYSTDALPQPAAEDSNAAAAYSGPLEHYNSLVRDESLQEDPHQKAVVQTLDKMHKTLRGYNNQPTSLFSKFFSKPKPPKGYYIYGDVGTGKTMVMDMFYSYVETEKKKRVHFHGFMLDVHNRIHRLKKSLPKRKAGRMAKVYDPIAPIAEEISEEACLLCFDEFQVTDIADAMILKQLFENLFKNGVVVVATSNRPPEDLYKNGLQRVNFVPFIAVLKNYCQELRLDSGIDYRRRNRPSAGKLYFLSSEPCVEAILDKLFDELAFKQNDITRPRTLKLLAREVSLMKTCGTIADCTFEELCDRPLGASDYLEISRQFDTVFIRNIPLLTMNKKTQARRLITLIDAFYEHKVRVVILADHPLDDIFVHDGDHEHHHHELMDDLNLKKDAASELSIFSGAEEIFAFQRTVSRLTEMQTEEYWLEGDRSTITT encoded by the exons ATGGCGACGTTCATGTTGTCGTCAAAGATGTCGCCCTTGGTGTCACCCATCATTAGATTTCTACTGAAAGATCAGTACTATTCCTCGAAAACGATATGTAACAGTGTGACTAACATTTCCAGACGAG GCTATTCGACGGATGCTCTCCCCCAGCCGGCTGCAGAAGACAGCAATGCTGCCGCAGCGTACAGCGGACCACTGGAGCACTACAACAGTCTGGTCAGGGATGAGTCGCTGCAAGAGGACCCACATCAAAAAGCCGTGGTTCAGACCTTGGATAAAATGCACAAAACCCTAAGAGGTTACAACAACCAGCCTACGTCCCTCTTCTCGAAG TTTTTCTCTAAGCCAAAGCCCCCAAAAGGGTACTACATCTATGGAGATGTTG GCACAGGGAAAACGATGGTTATGGACATGTTCTACTCCTACGTGGAGACAGAGAAGAAAAAGAGGGTCCATTTCCACGGCTTCATGTTAGATGTACATAATA GGATACATCGCCTTAAAAAGAGCCTGCCAAAAAGGAAAGCTGGGAGGATGGCTAAAGTCTATGACCCGATTGCACCAATAGCAGAGGAGATCAGTGAAGAGGCCTGTCTGTTGTGCTTTGATGAGTTTCAG GTGACAGACATTGCAGATGCCATGATTCTGAAACAGCTCTTTGAAAACCTCTTTAAGAATGGGGTTGTTGTCGTGGCGACGTCCAACCGGCCCCCAGAGG ATTTGTACAAGAACGGACTACAGAGGGTCAACTTTGTGCCATTTATTGCTGTGTTGAAG AACTATTGCCAAGAGCTTCGTCTGGACTCTGGGATAGACTACCGCAGAAGAAACAGACCCTCAGCTGGGAAACTGTACTTCCT CTCGAGTGAACCTTGTGTTGAGGCAATACTGGACAAGCTGTTTGACGAGCTGGCCTTCAAACAGAACGACA TAACACGGCCAAGGACTCTGAAACTGCTAGCCAGGGAGGTCAGTCTTATGAAAACCTGTGGGACCATAGCAGACTGTACCTTCGAGGAGCTGTGTGATAGA CCATTGGGTGCCAGTGACTACTTGGAGATTTCCAGGCAGTTTGATACTGTATTCATCAGGAACATTCCCCTGCTCACTATGAACAAGAAGACTCAAGCGAGACGCTTGATCACGCTTATCGATGCCTTCTATGAACACAAG GTACGAGTGGTGATTCTGGCCGATCACCCTCTGGATGACATCTTTGTACACGACGGAGATCACGAACACCACCATCATGAACTCATGGATGATCTCAACCTAAAAAAG GATGCAGCCAGTGAGTTGTCTATCTTCAGTGGAGCAGAGGAGATCTTTGCCTTCCAAAGGACAGTGTCTCGCCTCACTGAGATGCAGACTGAAGAGTACTGGCTGGAAGGGGACAGGAGCACCATCACCACGTAG
- the afg1la gene encoding AFG1 like ATPase a isoform X2 yields MATFMLSSKMSPLVSPIIRFLLKDQYYSSKTICNSVTNISRRGYSTDALPQPAAEDSNAAAAYSGPLEHYNSLVRDESLQEDPHQKAVVQTLDKMHKTLRGYNNQPTSLFSKFFSKPKPPKGYYIYGDVGTGKTMVMDMFYSYVETEKKKRVHFHGFMLDVHNRIHRLKKSLPKRKAGRMAKVYDPIAPIAEEISEEACLLCFDEFQVTDIADAMILKQLFENLFKNGVVVVATSNRPPEDLYKNGLQRVNFVPFIAVLKNYCQELRLDSGIDYRRRNRPSAGKLYFLSSEPCVEAILDKLFDELAFKQNDITRPRTLKLLAREVSLMKTCGTIADCTFEELCDRPLGASDYLEISRQFDTVFIRNIPLLTMNKKTQARRLITLIDAFYEHKVRVVILADHPLDDIFVHDGDHEHHHHELMDDLNLKKLSSWLEVLWVVDHS; encoded by the exons ATGGCGACGTTCATGTTGTCGTCAAAGATGTCGCCCTTGGTGTCACCCATCATTAGATTTCTACTGAAAGATCAGTACTATTCCTCGAAAACGATATGTAACAGTGTGACTAACATTTCCAGACGAG GCTATTCGACGGATGCTCTCCCCCAGCCGGCTGCAGAAGACAGCAATGCTGCCGCAGCGTACAGCGGACCACTGGAGCACTACAACAGTCTGGTCAGGGATGAGTCGCTGCAAGAGGACCCACATCAAAAAGCCGTGGTTCAGACCTTGGATAAAATGCACAAAACCCTAAGAGGTTACAACAACCAGCCTACGTCCCTCTTCTCGAAG TTTTTCTCTAAGCCAAAGCCCCCAAAAGGGTACTACATCTATGGAGATGTTG GCACAGGGAAAACGATGGTTATGGACATGTTCTACTCCTACGTGGAGACAGAGAAGAAAAAGAGGGTCCATTTCCACGGCTTCATGTTAGATGTACATAATA GGATACATCGCCTTAAAAAGAGCCTGCCAAAAAGGAAAGCTGGGAGGATGGCTAAAGTCTATGACCCGATTGCACCAATAGCAGAGGAGATCAGTGAAGAGGCCTGTCTGTTGTGCTTTGATGAGTTTCAG GTGACAGACATTGCAGATGCCATGATTCTGAAACAGCTCTTTGAAAACCTCTTTAAGAATGGGGTTGTTGTCGTGGCGACGTCCAACCGGCCCCCAGAGG ATTTGTACAAGAACGGACTACAGAGGGTCAACTTTGTGCCATTTATTGCTGTGTTGAAG AACTATTGCCAAGAGCTTCGTCTGGACTCTGGGATAGACTACCGCAGAAGAAACAGACCCTCAGCTGGGAAACTGTACTTCCT CTCGAGTGAACCTTGTGTTGAGGCAATACTGGACAAGCTGTTTGACGAGCTGGCCTTCAAACAGAACGACA TAACACGGCCAAGGACTCTGAAACTGCTAGCCAGGGAGGTCAGTCTTATGAAAACCTGTGGGACCATAGCAGACTGTACCTTCGAGGAGCTGTGTGATAGA CCATTGGGTGCCAGTGACTACTTGGAGATTTCCAGGCAGTTTGATACTGTATTCATCAGGAACATTCCCCTGCTCACTATGAACAAGAAGACTCAAGCGAGACGCTTGATCACGCTTATCGATGCCTTCTATGAACACAAG GTACGAGTGGTGATTCTGGCCGATCACCCTCTGGATGACATCTTTGTACACGACGGAGATCACGAACACCACCATCATGAACTCATGGATGATCTCAACCTAAAAAAG ttgtcaagttggctggaggtcctttgggtggtggatcattcttga
- the afg1la gene encoding AFG1 like ATPase a isoform X3 yields MATFMLSSKMSPLVSPIIRFLLKDQYYSSKTICNSVTNISRRGYSTDALPQPAAEDSNAAAAYSGPLEHYNSLVRDESLQEDPHQKAVVQTLDKMHKTLRGYNNQPTSLFSKFFSKPKPPKGYYIYGDVGTGKTMVMDMFYSYVETEKKKRVHFHGFMLDVHNRIHRLKKSLPKRKAGRMAKVYDPIAPIAEEISEEACLLCFDEFQVTDIADAMILKQLFENLFKNGVVVVATSNRPPEDLYKNGLQRVNFVPFIAVLKNYCQELRLDSGIDYRRRNRPSAGKLYFLSSEPCVEAILDKLFDELAFKQNDITRPRTLKLLAREVSLMKTCGTIADCTFEELCDRPLGASDYLEISRQFDTVFIRNIPLLTMNKKTQARRLITLIDAFYEHKVRVVILADHPLDDIFVHDGDHEHHHHELMDDLNLKKPQFVGARC; encoded by the exons ATGGCGACGTTCATGTTGTCGTCAAAGATGTCGCCCTTGGTGTCACCCATCATTAGATTTCTACTGAAAGATCAGTACTATTCCTCGAAAACGATATGTAACAGTGTGACTAACATTTCCAGACGAG GCTATTCGACGGATGCTCTCCCCCAGCCGGCTGCAGAAGACAGCAATGCTGCCGCAGCGTACAGCGGACCACTGGAGCACTACAACAGTCTGGTCAGGGATGAGTCGCTGCAAGAGGACCCACATCAAAAAGCCGTGGTTCAGACCTTGGATAAAATGCACAAAACCCTAAGAGGTTACAACAACCAGCCTACGTCCCTCTTCTCGAAG TTTTTCTCTAAGCCAAAGCCCCCAAAAGGGTACTACATCTATGGAGATGTTG GCACAGGGAAAACGATGGTTATGGACATGTTCTACTCCTACGTGGAGACAGAGAAGAAAAAGAGGGTCCATTTCCACGGCTTCATGTTAGATGTACATAATA GGATACATCGCCTTAAAAAGAGCCTGCCAAAAAGGAAAGCTGGGAGGATGGCTAAAGTCTATGACCCGATTGCACCAATAGCAGAGGAGATCAGTGAAGAGGCCTGTCTGTTGTGCTTTGATGAGTTTCAG GTGACAGACATTGCAGATGCCATGATTCTGAAACAGCTCTTTGAAAACCTCTTTAAGAATGGGGTTGTTGTCGTGGCGACGTCCAACCGGCCCCCAGAGG ATTTGTACAAGAACGGACTACAGAGGGTCAACTTTGTGCCATTTATTGCTGTGTTGAAG AACTATTGCCAAGAGCTTCGTCTGGACTCTGGGATAGACTACCGCAGAAGAAACAGACCCTCAGCTGGGAAACTGTACTTCCT CTCGAGTGAACCTTGTGTTGAGGCAATACTGGACAAGCTGTTTGACGAGCTGGCCTTCAAACAGAACGACA TAACACGGCCAAGGACTCTGAAACTGCTAGCCAGGGAGGTCAGTCTTATGAAAACCTGTGGGACCATAGCAGACTGTACCTTCGAGGAGCTGTGTGATAGA CCATTGGGTGCCAGTGACTACTTGGAGATTTCCAGGCAGTTTGATACTGTATTCATCAGGAACATTCCCCTGCTCACTATGAACAAGAAGACTCAAGCGAGACGCTTGATCACGCTTATCGATGCCTTCTATGAACACAAG GTACGAGTGGTGATTCTGGCCGATCACCCTCTGGATGACATCTTTGTACACGACGGAGATCACGAACACCACCATCATGAACTCATGGATGATCTCAACCTAAAAAAG cctcaatttgttggggcaaggtgttga